The window tgacttttgttgacttttgcatatttagtctcgagcattaggattgtgatacactacgacttgacctaaattgttagacagatattgatcaaacatataaatatatataattaatataggttcgtgaatccaaggccaaccttgcacttgttcaatgacgtcatatgtatttttactacaaaatacagtattgtgagtttcatttgctccctttttaaatgcttttgcaatatatatttttgggactgagaatacatgcgctgattttataaatggttgacgaaatagacacaagtacttaaaactacattatatggttggattattataccgaatatcgccccttcaagtctggtaacctaagaattagggaaatggcccctaattgacgcgaatcctaaagatagatctatgggcctaacaaaccccattctgaaatttggaatgccttagtacttcaatttaaatggtgattgcgattgcgaatatttatggcatacttgcgagtatgtgggggatattctatatgcattatgttaatgtcggttaccaggtgttcatcatacgaataatttttatacacttgcgagtgtaaggttgtttatgaaaaatgaaatcttgtgggctattaaaattatggaattgatggattatgataaactaatgaactcaccaaccttttggttgacactttaaagcatgtttattctcaggtattaaagaaatcttctgctgtgcattagctcattttaaagatattacttggagtcattcatggcatatttcgaaagacgttgcattcgagtcattgagttcatcaagattattattaagtcaattatagttggatgtattatgaaatggtatgcatgccgttaactttagatgtaaagaaagtttgtcttttaaaaacgaatgcaatgtttgtaaaatgtatcatatagaggtcaaatacctcgcgatgtaatcaactatcgtgaatcgtttataatgtatatgaacgggtcctttcaaaaggtttcctaaatcaaagtggacctctcgacagagactcgtaatcatacaatgtatctgataattcaatcatctgatattatcttttaattccgtcggtaattatattaaatatattttgaaacaaatacgttcatgtgaagtattatacatttaatactttgttaatattctcaagctataatatatacatatctatataattatatctatttatataatggttcgtgaatcgtcggaatccagtcaaggttaaatgaatgtatgaacacagttttaaaatccttgagattcaacttaccaaactttgtttatcgtgtcggaataatataaatataaagtttaaatttggtcggaaatttccgggttatcacacaaAATAACAATCGAAAACCACCAAACCTGTCACGCCATCAAAAAACAAAACCCACAACAAAAGTCTCCATGTCCGACTACTAACCGAAACCAAAGTACCAAGAGAGGTACTCGTTGCCTAGATCCGAATAGATCAGAGATCAGAGCAAGAAGATTTGACAAAACACATCATATCCCGGTGAAGAAACCACTCACAAGAGAGAACCAAAGCGAACCCATTAAACACATTCTACTATCTTAGTTAAgtatttatagttttttttttttttttttttttttttttaaataaataaatgaacaAATGTAAACAAATACTCCGTATAAAGCGCAAGAGGTCTTGAACTACAATTGACACAAGTACGACTCAAAACGGCATCGTATTCACCAACAACTCGCTAAAGTCGTTGTCTGCGGCCTCCGATAAACTTTCTAAAACATAGTCCAAGCACAACAGATCGGAAATCATCAGGATGAGCGGATCAATTTCATATCTGGCTCGAAGAGCAGCTCAAAGGGAGCGAGTGCGAATCTTGTATCGACGAGCCCTAAAAGACACTCTTACCTGGGCTGTTCACCGTCATCTCTTTTAccctgatgtatatatatatatccatctatTTCTATCTCAAAATTAGGGTTTCTAGTATCTACcccctttttattaaaattaatttgtTTCGATTTTGCGTTAATTAGTTGAAACTTTTGATTAATTTTACAGGCCGATGCACTTCGTGAGAGATTCGATGCTAATAAGAATGTGGTTCGTTTTATCATTTTGATCTtgcatttatatttttttaatatctgTACGGAATAGATATTGCTTGTGAAGTGGTAATTGTTTTTATAAGATATTTTTAGCAATAATGAATGCTAGTTTGTAGGGAGTGCTGATTATATTAGGTTTAAAACTGTAGATTATGGTGTAGCTTGCTTTGAATTTCATATGGATTTGTTGACATGTATCATCTGTGTCAGTGGTGGAAACAGAAACTTTTTTCacagggggcaaaaaaaaaaattaaaaaacgtagcaatttttttttggcaaaatatggatgcttttgggcaaaatatggaggtttttgggtAATAGATGAAGGTTTTTGGACAAAATACTAAGATCTTTGGGCAAAATTTGGAGGCTTTGGAGGCAAAATAGGAAGACTTTTGGACCCAAAAAAATTCCACTAGGGGCAAAATCAAAAAATCTAAAATTTTTGCACTAAAAATTCCGAATCCACTGGGGGCGGGTACCCCCGCTTGTCCCTTACTACTTACGCCCCTGTCTGTGTGTATAATAGGGTTTATATAGTGTGGCTTTAagttgtatatataatatatttactaaCAGCTTTGGGGATTTTGGTTGTTCAAGGTATCACATTTCATGATTGAATCTATGAAACGTTTAAAACGTTGTACATCTATGTACAGTTCTGTATCTTTAGGTTCTTTGCATTCACTATTCAATGATATTTATTTAGTCGAAAATTGATTTTGTTTTGAGGAGTTGTTTTATCGCTCCTTTTTTTGGGATATTATATGTGAAATTTAGTTATCACATAGGGTAACTGGCTAACGGGGATGAAGTGACTAAGTGTATCAATTTGAAGTTATGAACTTTATACTTATCCATATTTAAATCTCGTATCACATATATCACTTATAAATACTGCTCACTAATGATGGTTTCACGCTGATACAATTATAATTGTTAATCTTACAACGGATTAATGATGGTGTTGGTAATTATTTATTGTTTAGGAACTTTTGACACACTGAATGTTATACTTGAAGTAAAGAATGGGTTTAATTGGAGGATTGTTCGAATCGTATTGATAATAAGATAAATGAGGAATATAAACTTTCACGAGTACTTTTTATTACTTTTAAAAGTTGGATCTAAAAATAGAGTGAGTGTTGAAACAACAGGACATAGCATATACATGATCTCTTTTTCAGCATTTATCAATGACAAGGCGTTAATTAAGGCTCTTGGCAAGGGACTGGTGGAGTTATACAATGTAAAgctaaattataatataattgacCCTGAAGTAACTACTAACTACTACAAAATTAGGGTATGGGAAGGAAAACAAGATTTGTCCTTTCTGTTTTGATTGTGCCAGAATTTGGTTCTTTTTCTGACCTATCTCGCTGTTTTACCTATTTTGATCTTCATTACTCTCGGTGAAAGGCTCCACGTTCTTTACTCTATCAATGTCAACATCTGAGTCTAAGTTATACAAGCGTATGTAGTAATTAGTGAGTGAATCAAAGAGTTAACATTGGAGTTCATTTTAAATATGCCTTAGTGTtacaattagaacatgtatattGAGATGGTGGAAGCACTAGGCTGAATAAAGAGTCTTGCATGTTTGCATTAGATTTTTTGATGTAGTTTTGAATCTGATATGCATTATATGTGTTTGTGTGTCCAGGAAGATATTGATACTATTGATAGAATGATTGCTGATGGTGAGGCACAGTACAATAAGTGGAGGCACCCTGATCCTTACATTGGTAAGTTGGAATAGAATGCAGATAACAAATTTTATTATTGGAAATCAAGTCTATATATTGCATAGCATATAGTAAAACCAACATTGCAAATAAAGGATCATACAAGCACTAGTGTTCATCTGTGCGTTTCAGAAACACTACAATTCCTATTTTTGCACATAATTTGAAGGTTTTAGACtgccatttttttttgttttcttactTAACAACATTACCTACATTTGTTGTACTTTCTCTACTGATATAAAATGTGATACCCTGATCTTTTCTTCCCCTCCCacaaattcttgtgaattttgaagTCTGAACTTGCAAAAGTGTAAGATGACGAATAACTTGTGTGTTTCTTCGTGGT of the Rutidosis leptorrhynchoides isolate AG116_Rl617_1_P2 chromosome 5, CSIRO_AGI_Rlap_v1, whole genome shotgun sequence genome contains:
- the LOC139847715 gene encoding NADH dehydrogenase [ubiquinone] 1 beta subcomplex subunit 9-like, whose product is MSGSISYLARRAAQRERVRILYRRALKDTLTWAVHRHLFYPDADALRERFDANKNVEDIDTIDRMIADGEAQYNKWRHPDPYIVPWAPGGSKFTRNPAPPSGIEIVYDYGREDH